DNA from Thermococcus sp.:
CCCCATACCCTTCTCAGCAAGCTTGAGCATCAGCGGTTCGGCCATTATGAGATTCCTCGTAAGATAGAGATTCCTTTTTATATTCTCAGGGAAGAACTCCAACCCTTTAAGAACCTCGATAGTAACCCTGAACATCTCATCGAGCAGGACAAAGCTCTCGGGGAGAATAACCCTCTCAACCGAAGAGTTCGTTAAATCCCTCTCGTGCCACAGAGGATTGTTGAGCAAAGCGGGGACAACGTTGGAGTAGATAACCCTTGCCAGACCGCACACCTTCTCGGTTCTTACAGGATTCCTCTTGTGGGGCATCGTTGACGAGCCAACCTGCTTCTCGCCGAAGGGTTCACTCACCTCGAGGATTTCCGTCCTCTGGAGGTTCCTAATCTCAAGGCCTATCTTGTCGAGCGTTGACGCAACCAACGCCAGAAACGTCACTAGCTCCGCGTAGAGGTCTCTCGAGACGAGCTGGTTCGTAATCAGGGCTGGCTTTAACCCAAGGTCCTCCATGACGAGTCTCTCAAGCTCAAGTGCTCTCTCTCCAAAGGACGCGGCGGTTCCAACTGCCCCTCTCATCTTGCCTATGAGAACCCGCTTTTTAATCTCCTCCAATCTTTCGAGGTGCCTCTGAACCTCATCGAGCCAGAGGGCGAACTTCATGCCATAAGTTGTCGGAACCGCGTGCTGGCCGTGTGTTCTACCGATGCAGACGGTGTATTTATGCTCTTCAGCGAGCCCCATCAAAACGTTGCGGAGCTCCTTCAAATATCCTTCAATCAACCCAAGACTCTCCTTTATAAGGAGCGCGTTGGCGGTGTCTATTATGTCGTTAGAAGTCGCTCCGATGTGAACGTACTTGCCATGCTCGCCGCAGACCTCACTTAAAGCTTTGACAACTGCCATTATATCG
Protein-coding regions in this window:
- the purB gene encoding adenylosuccinate lyase, which gives rise to MAVHPIDYRYGSEEMRRIWDEENKLQKLLDVEAALARAHAKLGNIPEESARVISERANTKWVKLERVKEIEAEIQHDIMAVVKALSEVCGEHGKYVHIGATSNDIIDTANALLIKESLGLIEGYLKELRNVLMGLAEEHKYTVCIGRTHGQHAVPTTYGMKFALWLDEVQRHLERLEEIKKRVLIGKMRGAVGTAASFGERALELERLVMEDLGLKPALITNQLVSRDLYAELVTFLALVASTLDKIGLEIRNLQRTEILEVSEPFGEKQVGSSTMPHKRNPVRTEKVCGLARVIYSNVVPALLNNPLWHERDLTNSSVERVILPESFVLLDEMFRVTIEVLKGLEFFPENIKRNLYLTRNLIMAEPLMLKLAEKGMGRQEAHELVRQLAMKAFREGRDFLEVVRESKEVRRYLSEKDLASLKPEDYIGVAPEIVDNVLRYVRECSL